One stretch of Rhipicephalus sanguineus isolate Rsan-2018 chromosome 10, BIME_Rsan_1.4, whole genome shotgun sequence DNA includes these proteins:
- the LOC119406602 gene encoding uncharacterized protein LOC119406602, whose amino-acid sequence MATHAGPPNFDEGDDKWEAYQVRLEAFFEAHDIDDPKKRRALLVSALSTKTVDLLAGCCAPDKIQNLSYEAAVEKLAEYFAPKGNEIAESYRFFTRNQQADESTSDFIVELRKMAQRCNFGEALDRMLRDRLVCGLRDAGVRRNLLARSTLTRQEAEDAALAAEMAARNVQQMGDGPITNGVNAVGTKQERQKFSRMPQPRRMTQSSNENQTGCLCCGSDSHKTTKCRFRRAECFCCRKRGHLASMCKSKPRQENVAHCEEASSDSEDYGQFLLHLREPSTGSVGPLWRTLLWKGVPVKMQVDTGSPVSIVTWPTYTQHRRRWPGLVKSSLELSCFLGRLPVKGQLQVAVTYGGKTVNATLVVLGCSGPNLCGRDIIQAFQLTGGPVLNVDVNDGAPPRRHSAGEPVWCKNYGAGDSWRPAVVQTTRGARLSTVKTEDGELCERHEDQLRHRPEGHAPIASDGEGAEEGSAPTTLNGTSHHRKTVSCKTVTSLSRYDTEAR is encoded by the exons ATGGCGACGCATGCCGGGCCACCTAATTTTGACGAAGGGGACGACAAGTGGGAGGCATATCAGGTGCGATTAGAAGCTTTCTTTGAAGCCCACGATATTGACGATCCGAAGAAGCGTCGGGCCCTACTGGTTAGCGCCCTGAGTACCAAGACGGTAGACCTTCTGGCAGGCTGCTGTGCGCCTGACAAGATTCAGAATCTGTCGTACGAAGCAGCAGTTGAAAAATTGGCTGAATACTttgcgccgaaaggcaacgagataGCGGAGTCTTATCGCTTTTTCACCAGAAATCAGCAAGCTGACGAGTCGACGAGCGATTTTATTGTCGAGTTACGGAAGATGGCGCAAAGGTGCAATTTTGGCGAGGCGCTTGATAGAATGCTGCGTGACAGGCTTGTCTGTGGTCTGCGGGATGCTGGCGTTCGTCGCAATCTGCTAGCAAGGTCCACGCTCACACGGCAGGAAGCAGAGGATGCGGCATTAGCGGCTGAGATGGCGGCACGCAACGTACAGCAGATGGGAGATGGACCAATCACCAACGGCGTTAATGCAGTAGGAACAAAGCAAGAGCGACAGAAGTTCTCCAGAATGCCGCAGCCAAGGCGGATGACACAATCCAGCAACGAGAACCAGACCGGCTGCCTTTGCTGCGGAAGCGACTCGCACAAGACCACCAAATGCAGGTTCCGCCGCGCTGAGTGTTTTTGTTGTCGGAAGAGGGGACACCTGGCTTCAATGTGCAAATCCAAGCCACGCCAAGAAAACGTAGCTCACTGTGAGGAAGCATCTTCGGACAGCGAGGACTACGGACAGTTCCTGCTACACCTCCGTGAGCCGTCGACGGGATCGGTCGGGCCGTTATGGCGAACGTTGCTGTGGAAAGGGGTGCCCGTGAAGATGCAAGTGGACACAGGATCACCAGTATCAATCGTTACATGGCCAACCTATACCCAGCACCGTCGCCGTTGGCCCGGGCTCGTCAAGTCATCGTTAGAGTTGAGTTGCTTCCTCGGGAGACTACCAGTGAAGGGACAACTGCAAGTTGCGGTCACCTACGGTGGGAAAACCGTCAACGCGACGCtagtggtgctcggctgctcaggcCCAAACCTGTGTGGGCGGGACATAATTCAAGCATTCCAGCTGACCGGAGGGCCAGTGCTCAACGTTGACGTCAACGACG GTGCACCTCCCCGCAGACATTCGGCTGGAGAACCCGTATGGTGTAAGAATTATGGTGCAGGTGACAGCTGGAGACCAGCAGTGGTGCAGACTACAAGGGGCGCCCGCCTAAGCACGGTCAAGACGGAGGACGGGGAACTGTGTGAGCGTCATGAAGATCAGCTAAGGCACCGCCCGGAGGGGCATGCACCAATAGCCTCGGACGGCGAAGGCGCCGAAGAAGGGTCGGCACCAACAACCCTAAATG gtaCTTCCCATCACAGGAAGACTGTATCTTGCAAAACTGTTACGTCGCTGTCGAGATACGACACGGAAGCCAGATAA